CTTCGTAACCGGTATAGCCGAGCAGATCATACAGTTCTTGACGGGATTGCATCCGGTTGAGCAGCTTTTGCTGCGTGCCGGAGCGCGTGATTTCGACGAGCGCTTCGTTCACCGCTCCCATCGCTATCCGCAACAGGGTCACGGGCAACAGGACGCCGGCATAGCCCATTTGCTGCAAATCTTTGAGCGGCAAGAGCGGACTTTTACCGAATTCGGTCATGTTGGCCACGAGCGGCGCCTTGATCGTCTGGGCGAATTCCTCGAATTCCTGCGGCGTGGCTAGGGCCTCGGGAAAAATCCAATCGGCGCCGGCGTCGACGAATCGTTTGGCTCGATCGAGTGCCTCTTTCATGCCCGTTACGCCGCGCGCGTCGGTGCGGGCGAGGATGACGGTATCGGTCGCGCCGCGCGCCGCGACGGCGGCGCGAATCTTGGCGCCCATTTCGGCCGGCTCGACCAGGCTCTTGCCCGAGAGGTGTCCGCATCGCTTGGGCAGGCGCTGGTCTTCGAGCTGAATGGCGGCGGCCCCGGCGGCCACCAGTTCGGTCACCGTGCGCTCGACATTCACCGCCTCGCCAAAGCCGGTGTCGGCATCGACGATCAGCGGAATGGTCGTGGCCCGGGTGAGCCGCGTGGTTTGTTCGACCAGTTCCGAAAGGGTGAAGAGCCCGATATCCGGTAGCGCGAGCGCGCCCGCCGAAAAGGCCGCCCCCGACAGATACATGGCGCGAAAGCCGGCACGCTCGATCAACTTGCCGACCAGGGCGTCGAAAGCGCCGGGGATGAGGATCGTCGATTCCTCGACAGCGACACGCAACAATTTGCCAGGAGACGCGGCGGTCACGGACGAGCCATCCCTTGGAGTCTGCGAGTTGTTTTGATTATATGCCACCGAATCATAGGTGGCCGGCAAGCCGGTCCGCAAGGGGCGGAATCGTCGCCGTAGCAGCCGCCTACCTTTCGACAGACGCGATTTGTTTGTGTGCTCGCTCAAGCGGCGGGGCATCTCCGTAAAAGGTCGCCCCACTGGCCTCACCCGATTCGGCGACTTAGCGTTAAGATGTCGCAAGCGTGCGACGCGCCGGTTAAATCGCATCCGCTCTCGCGCGATTCATGAATTTCTCGCCATGTCCGACCGCCTTATGCCTGCCGCAGTCATGGAGCAAGCGCCGGCCGCCGAGCCTGCAACGGTTGCGCGCCCGTGGTGCGTGCTCGAGACGGCGCTTGTGCTGCTGGTCTTCGCGGCCTACGCAGGCTGTCCGGTACCCGACCCCAATGAGCCGCACTATCTCGGCAAGGCGAAGCACTATTACGACCCCAGTTGGATCGCGGATGACTTTTTCCTCGACTCGGTTGATTCTCACTGGACGTTCTACGTCACCTGCGGCTGGATGAGCCGTGAAGTGGCGCTACCGACCATGGCCTGGGTCGGCCGATTCGTGACCTGGTTACTCCTGGCAACAGCATGGCGCCGTCTCAGTTGGGCACTGCTGCCGCAATGGGGCGCGGCGGTCGTTTCGGCAGCGCTCTTTGTTGCGCTGAATGAGAATTTTCACATGGCCGGCGAATGGGTC
This genomic stretch from Pirellulales bacterium harbors:
- the prpB gene encoding methylisocitrate lyase; the encoded protein is MTAASPGKLLRVAVEESTILIPGAFDALVGKLIERAGFRAMYLSGAAFSAGALALPDIGLFTLSELVEQTTRLTRATTIPLIVDADTGFGEAVNVERTVTELVAAGAAAIQLEDQRLPKRCGHLSGKSLVEPAEMGAKIRAAVAARGATDTVILARTDARGVTGMKEALDRAKRFVDAGADWIFPEALATPQEFEEFAQTIKAPLVANMTEFGKSPLLPLKDLQQMGYAGVLLPVTLLRIAMGAVNEALVEITRSGTQQKLLNRMQSRQELYDLLGYTGYEDRDRAYFQREANS